Proteins encoded in a region of the Candidatus Poribacteria bacterium genome:
- a CDS encoding zf-HC2 domain-containing protein, with translation MKCDKVSDLLPGYIEGVLKPRRERQVVEHLSRCPRCRREETELRRTIELASSLEMEYPSEERWNQFMTDLHRRIEEEMLIYSLRRPRSVQFLPIAGFAALVLSIFLLMVTIGIKLSPMLTNPLLSGETIKIQQTDIRPYLSMLIDSTQVKQIERMAVPAEDETQSDIYVESEVNRGESDTSVNGDKMDALIEPELIGPPDYGEIGYETGLVLAGMKD, from the coding sequence ATGAAGTGTGACAAAGTATCCGATCTGCTTCCGGGATATATAGAGGGTGTTCTCAAACCCCGTAGGGAGCGGCAGGTCGTGGAGCATCTGTCAAGATGCCCGAGATGCAGGAGGGAAGAGACGGAGCTGAGGAGGACGATCGAGCTCGCTTCCAGTCTGGAGATGGAATACCCGAGCGAGGAGAGATGGAATCAATTCATGACCGATCTGCATAGACGGATCGAGGAGGAGATGCTCATATATTCGCTTAGAAGACCCAGATCCGTTCAATTCCTCCCGATAGCGGGGTTTGCCGCCTTGGTGCTCTCGATCTTCCTGCTGATGGTGACGATCGGGATTAAGCTTTCCCCCATGCTTACAAACCCTCTGCTGTCCGGTGAAACGATCAAGATCCAACAGACTGATATACGTCCCTATCTCTCCATGTTGATCGATAGCACCCAGGTGAAGCAGATCGAGAGAATGGCCGTGCCGGCCGAGGATGAAACTCAATCCGATATCTACGTGGAATCGGAGGTGAACCGGGGCGAATCCGATACATCTGTAAACGGAGATAAGATGGATGCATTGATTGAACCCGAGTTGATCGGACCGCCGGATTATGGTGAGATCGGATATGAAACGGGTTTGGTTTTGGCCGGAATGAAAGATTAA
- a CDS encoding sigma-70 family RNA polymerase sigma factor, with protein sequence MDDRDLDYILVKRFQEGDFEAFNELVRRYRKRVYEIAYNFTHNPDDALDLTQEIFLRAFKSLGTFRHKSSFYTWLYSISRNYCIDYTRRKKRYHEMEINENLPHKGENYLYSGSRISSPDDKVEREELRRKIEEAIDSLPDMQRQVFILRHYEGLSLKEIAGVLNRSIGTVKANLFHATRKLREILSPYVRGEEEHDEV encoded by the coding sequence ATGGATGACAGGGATTTAGACTACATCCTGGTGAAGAGGTTTCAGGAAGGCGATTTTGAAGCCTTCAACGAGCTGGTCAGGCGATATAGAAAGCGAGTTTACGAGATAGCTTACAACTTCACGCATAACCCCGATGATGCTCTCGACCTGACACAGGAGATTTTTCTGCGCGCCTTCAAATCGCTGGGGACATTCAGACATAAATCCTCCTTTTATACTTGGCTTTACAGCATCTCAAGGAACTATTGTATAGATTATACGAGGCGCAAAAAGAGATATCATGAGATGGAGATCAACGAAAACCTGCCTCATAAAGGTGAGAATTACCTCTACAGCGGCAGCAGAATTTCATCGCCGGACGATAAGGTGGAACGCGAGGAGCTGAGGAGAAAGATAGAGGAGGCAATAGATAGTTTACCCGATATGCAGAGACAGGTCTTCATCCTTCGACACTATGAGGGTCTATCCTTGAAGGAGATCGCAGGGGTTTTAAACAGAAGCATCGGAACCGTGAAGGCAAATCTGTTTCATGCCACACGGAAGTTAAGAGAGATATTATCACCATATGTGCGCGGGGAGGAAGAACATGATGAAGTGTGA
- a CDS encoding RNA methyltransferase produces the protein MVITSVRNPSIKLARSLHHRKHRRAHGRFLVEGIRLLKEAIEARAELEIIFHCPERLKSDIGLELLEEAQRMGIRVLQVSERVIESISLRDNPQGIIGVAKIFQADLSEISLSSRSCLLWAHEIRDPGNIGTMIRTCDAFGVDGFILTGRSADPFDPKSVRASMGSIFAVPLILERDPDDVMGFLKGKGFHLLATSPHAERVSCGMAYPFPLAVMVGNEGEGLPGWLIRAADERVRIPMVGRADSLNVSVAAGVILYEALLRPEKSRRMG, from the coding sequence ATGGTTATAACGAGCGTCAGGAACCCATCCATCAAACTGGCACGATCCCTGCATCACAGGAAACATCGAAGGGCACACGGTAGGTTTCTCGTCGAGGGTATACGCCTCCTCAAGGAGGCGATCGAGGCAAGGGCTGAACTGGAGATCATATTTCACTGTCCTGAAAGGCTCAAAAGCGATATAGGGCTTGAGCTCCTAGAGGAGGCCCAAAGGATGGGGATAAGAGTCCTTCAGGTCTCCGAACGGGTTATCGAGTCCATCTCGCTCAGGGACAACCCACAGGGCATCATCGGGGTGGCGAAGATCTTCCAGGCCGATCTGAGCGAGATATCCCTCTCAAGCCGATCATGTCTCCTCTGGGCGCATGAGATAAGGGATCCGGGCAATATCGGGACGATGATCAGGACGTGCGATGCCTTCGGCGTGGATGGGTTTATCCTGACGGGCCGATCCGCCGATCCGTTCGATCCCAAAAGCGTCAGGGCGTCGATGGGCTCGATCTTCGCCGTCCCACTTATCCTTGAGAGGGACCCCGACGACGTGATGGGATTTCTGAAGGGGAAGGGATTTCATCTGTTGGCCACATCCCCTCATGCCGAGCGAGTTTCATGCGGGATGGCATATCCCTTCCCGCTCGCCGTCATGGTGGGCAATGAGGGAGAGGGACTGCCGGGGTGGCTGATAAGGGCGGCCGATGAAAGGGTGAGAATACCGATGGTGGGGAGGGCTGACTCGCTGAACGTCTCAGTGGCGGCGGGCGTGATACTGTACGAGGCCCTCCTTCGACCGGAAAAATCGAGGAGGATGGGATGA